The following proteins are encoded in a genomic region of Colletotrichum higginsianum IMI 349063 chromosome 9, whole genome shotgun sequence:
- a CDS encoding Serine/threonine protein phosphatase: MEAFEKKEQSAPTETTPASPTIADLARSCLERFQKCLNKAADVHPRELTLVENQVARFSVWAANIGVFAPGRGSLDHRLREAPDVQDAVGGLLEALGLRALSCLEILTSLSLKVSEQSLEAVDPSFDHVLEGVSKDISLLHRLSNTGRRASKDMHKKKVASAFRIRDEQGNDVESFLEALFAHNVRDQFPGTSEAIQQRLAKTMLLRRKTILYRRSRYGKTPTRTREKPVQPVASQPRVRCQPGQNLPQVTTTAQEAEAPDETAKSVARSAAVTATTLAPDHFKKASTPSVVSRSKTVALSSHADLRFPPAPCGALTRKHNKFKAKREANLAIVVKEIEAKGEQVDGASRGVETRIGKSGFNTVADAEAAHREALKAHWEECLKELEEIVCPFCFCTLPVSEVVDEKKWREHVKSDLDPYVCLFEECDSGEELYAHSRPWLKHMREHTLRWSCKSKSHGPFTASSRADYLNHMQESHAGKFTEAQLGVLADRNGRATGTLFQTCPLCGTDEVGNLDDHIIGHMRALALKSLPSYEEDDEAHYHSESQQSSGSSAKAPSRSTLKNDGWDVWSSTDDTTTPNGEQPDTFASTTQDQVSPDSPDPELPTLFHQDEARGVLPMADYSRIFSGIPRNDHRLFEWGFIAAIRGSPIDPENDPIMYAFRRQRYALPSWLGIDPDCAVCGAPAGLMCDCEARALDESVVQAENRMMFPIYSDIRSWVRGKSQDYVLRTFNRSCGIEQDLPGAERKVPPAEGETPSLSQSMGDALLQPRGEEDVTPGELNHIKASPSDNQSFSRVVQERHLRPRLEGKSRNEVSDQSQPPRAAITLQKHEVDQRWQEVWQRFPEVLEYHFSLLEVHLPPDDDPNVSDPPLTTIPKESRDQKKANYAGIWGKASTGDKFQPFS, encoded by the exons ATGGAGGCCTTTGAGAAGAAAGAACAATCGGCACCGACAGAGACGACACCAGCATCGCCGACGATTGCAGACCTCGCCCGGTCGTGTCTAGAGCGGTTtcaaaaatgcctcaacaAAGCCGCAGACGTCCATCCGCGAGAGCTGACTCTGGTAGAAAACCAGGTCGCCAGGTTCTCGGTCTGGGCGGCGAACATTGGCGTTTTTGCCCCCGGTCGAGGGTCCTTGGACCATCGCTTGCGTGAGGCACCCGACGTCCAAGACGCCGTTGGCGGGCTTTTGGAAGCCTTGGGACTAAGGGCTCTAAGCT GTCTCGAGATCTTGACTTCACTCAGCCTGAAGGTCTCTGAGCAGTCGCTGGAAGCGGTAGATCCCAGTTTTGACCATGTTCTCGAGGGTGTTTCCAAAGACATCAGCCTTTTGCACAGGTTGTCAAACACTGGCCGTCGAGCCAGCAAAGACATGCACAAGAAAAAGGTAGCGAGCGCATTTCGGATCCGAGACGAGCAAGGCAATGACGTCGAAAGCTTTCTGGAGGCGCTCTTTGCTCACAATGTTCGCGACCAATTCCCTGGCACCAGCGAGGCCATCCAGCAACGCCTCGCTAAGACGATGCTATTGAGAAGGAAAACGATCCTGTATCGAAGGTCTCGTTACGGCAAGACACCGACCCGGACCCGAGAGAAACCTGTACAGCCCGTTGCATCGCAACCCAGAGTCCGATGTCAGCCAGGACAGAACCTACCTCAAGTTACAACAACCGCACAAGAGGCAGAGGCTCCAGACGAAACGGCCAAAAGCGTCGCGAGGTCCGCAGCAGTAACTGCCACAACACTGGCACCTGATCACTTCAAAAAGGCGTCCACCCCATCGGTGGTTTCGCGGTCGAAGACCGTGGCGCTGAGCAGCCATGCTGATTTGCGCTTTCCCCCGGCTCCATGCGGAGCTCTTACACGGAAGCATAATAAATTCAAAGCCAAGAGAGAAGCTAATCTCGCAATTGTTGTCAAGGAGATTGAGGCCAAGGGGGAGCAAGTTGACGGGGCTTCAAGGGGCGTCGAAACGAGAATTGGGAAATCCGGCTTCAACACCGTTGCTGATGCCGAGGCAGCTCATAGAGAAGCATTGAAAGCGCATTGGGAAGAATGTCTCAAAGAATTGGAAGAAATTGTCTGTCCCTTTTGCTTCTGCACGCTGCCCGTTTCTGAAGTCGTCGACGAAAAGAAGTGGAG GGAACATGTCAAAAGTGACCTCGACCCTTACGTTTGCCTGTTTGAAGAGTGCGACTCGGGCGAGGAGCTGTACGCCCATAGCCGCCCCTGGCTCAAGCATATGCGCGAACACACTCTGAGATGGAGTTGCAAGTCAAAGTCTCACGGGCCTTTcacggcttcgtcgagggcggaCTACCTGAACCATATGCAGGAGTCTCACGCCGGAAAGTTCACTGAAGCCCAGCTTGGAGTCCTTGCTGATAGAAATGGCCGGGCGACTGGGACTCTGTTCCAGACCTGCCCTCTCTGCGGAAcggacgaggtcggcaaTTTGGATGATCACATCATCGGCCACATGCGAGCCCTTGCTCTCAAGTCTCTTCCCAGTtacgaggaagatgacgaggccCATTATCATTCAGAGAGCCAACAGAGCAGCGGCTCTTCTGCCAAAGCACCCAGCAGAAGCACCCTGAAGAATGATGGCTGGGACGTATGGTCGTCAACCGACGATACCACAACTCCGAATGGCGAACAGCCCGATACTTTCGCTTCGACAACTCAGGACCAAGTATCTCCAGACAGCCCGGACCCGGAATTGCCTACTTTGTTCCATCAGGACGAGGCTCGCGGAGTTCTCCCGATGGCCGATTACTCGAGAATATTCTCCGGGATACCACGCAACGATCACCGACTCTTTGAGTGGGGCTTCATCGCTGCCATTCGAGGTTCGCCAATCGACCCAGAGAACGATCCAATCATGTATGCATTTCGCAGACAACGATATGCCCTACCGTCATGGCTGGGCATAGACCCTGACTGCGCCGTCTGCGGCGCACCAGCAGGTTTGATGTGTGATTGCGAGGCCAGAGCATTGGATGAATCTGTAGTGCAAGCGGAAAATAGGATGATGTTTCCTATTTACAGCGACATCCGATCGTGGGTGCGAGGCAAGTCACAAGATTACGTTCTCAGGACGTTTAACCGATCTTGTGGGATCGAACAAGATCTGCCAGGGGCCGAACGGAAGGTTCCGCCAGCGGAAGGCGAGACTCCCAGCTTGAGTCAGAGCATGGGAGATGCTCTTTTGCAACcgagaggggaggaagatGTTACGCCCGGCGAACTGAATCATATCAAGGCCTCCCCATCGGACAATCAATCCTTTTCACGAGTTGTCCAGGAGCGGCATCTGAGACCAAGGCTGGAGGGGAAAAGTCGTAATGAAGTCTCAGATCAAAGCCAACCGCCCAGGGCCGCCATAACATTGCAGAAGCACGAAGTTGATCAAAGGTGGCAAGAGGTCTGGCAGAGGTTCCCCGAGGTACTGGAATATCATTTTTCGCTTTTGGAGGTCCATTTGCcacccgacgacgacccaaACGTCAGCGATCCGCCATTAACTACAATCCCAAAAGAGTCGCGAGATCAAAAGAAAGCCAACTACGCTGGGATTTGGGGAAAGGCGTCCACGGGAGACAAATTTCAACCTTTTAGCTGA